Within Thermococcus celer Vu 13 = JCM 8558, the genomic segment GTTCCTCTTGGCCCAGTAGAGGCAGGCCGTCGAGTCCAGTCCGCCCGAAAACAGCACCACAGCGCGCTTCATTCCAGCACCTCCGGAATCAGTTTAATTCCAAGTCTCGTGGCCTGGTTTCTAAGCTTTTTATCGTAGGTGGCGAGGGCCCCCGCTTCCTTTCCGATGGCCAGGATCACGGAGTCGATGTAGTGTCTGAGGCCCAGCTCTTTAAGGAGCTCGAATCCCCCGAGGAGGTACCTCCTGTCGTCCACGAGCGAGGTCCTCGGGTCGAACAGTATCTGCTCCACGAGCTCCCTCGCCTCCTCCGTGCCGAACCCGAGCTTCCTGAAGTTCCAGACGGTCTCGTAGATGACTATCGTGGGCACGATCCAGCCGTCTAACGAACGGATGACGTTCATGGCGCTTTTATGGTACTCGGAGTTCTCAATGGCCGCGTATATGAAGACGTTGGAGTCGATCACCGCTCCCATGACATCTCCTCCTCGAGGGCCTCCTCCGAGATCCTCTCGAGCTCCTCCGCGGTCAGCTTCCTCCCGAGCCTGAAGGTTTTCCACTCCCGCCTCGCCCGTCTGAGGACTATCGCGTCCCCCTTCAGCTCGACCGTCAGGTACTCCCCCTCCTTTATCCCGAGGGCCTTTCTGATCTCCGCGGGGATGGTTATCTGGTAGTTCCTCGTCACCTTGGTTACCGGCATGACCCCCACCGGAACTTAGTAGGATTTTCTCCTATAAATGGCTTACCCAAGCGCGAGGCCGACTATCTCCTCCACACTCGAAAAGCCCTCGCTCTCGAGGTAGGCCTCGATGCCCGTGCTTATCTCCCTGAAAACCCCCCAGCCGCGGAGCGAGACGGCTGTTCCTATCTGCAACGCCGATGCTCCAGCTAAGAGGAACTCGACGGCGTCCCTCCAGGTCGTTATGCCGCCGATCCCTATGACCGGGATCTCGAGGGTTCTCGCAAGGTCGTAGACGGCCCTCAGCGCCACGGGCTTCACCCCGGGCCCGGAGTAGCCGCCGACCCGGTTGCTCAGTATCGGCCTCCTCGCGTAGACGTCTATCGCCACCGCCTTAAGCGTGTTTATTGCCGAGACCGCATCGGCGCCCGCCCTCTCCGCCGCCAGACCGAGCCTCGTGATGTCGTCCGTGTTGGGGGTGAGCTTCGCGATAACCGGTCTGTCCGTCGCCTCCTTGACCGCCCTGACTATCTCGTAGACGTTCTCCGGCTTCTGGCCGATCTCCATGCCGTAGCCCTTCGCATGGGGACAGCTGAGGTTCAGCTCGAAGGCATCCGCAACGTCGCTCAGTTTCTCGGCCAGGAAGGCGAACTCCTCCCCGCTTCCACCAAAGATGGAGACGATGAGCGGGAAGTCGAAGGTGTAACCTTCAACCATCTTTAGAAAGCCCTTCCAGCCGGGGTTCGGAAGGCCCATCGCGTTTATCAGGCCGTAGGGGAGCTCGACGATGGTGGGGTTGTCGTAGCCCTCCCTCGGCTCCACTCCGATGGACTTGGTTACCACGCCGCCCGCCCCTTCCTCGTGGGCCCTTATCCACTGCTCCGGCGTTTTGTCGTCGATTCCCGAGGCGAGGATGAGGGGGTTCTCGAAAGTTAAGCCGAGGAGCTTGACCCTGAGGCTCACCATTTTGACGCACCGAAGGCAAAAGAGACCGTCTGTTATTAAGGTTTTTGCCAGAATTCTAACGGCGGCGGGCGCGCCCGGGGGTGGGGACCCTCCACCGTCCCCTTCCACCGGGGCTCGCTCACCCCCGCTACCCCACGAGCGCCGAACGTCCCGCCTACCGCTGCTCCCTTCCGGGCCTGACGGGGTTCGGCGGGCAAAGGGCGTTAGCCCGGCCCTCCAGCCGGACCCCGCCCACCGCCGGCC encodes:
- a CDS encoding PIN domain-containing protein, whose amino-acid sequence is MGAVIDSNVFIYAAIENSEYHKSAMNVIRSLDGWIVPTIVIYETVWNFRKLGFGTEEARELVEQILFDPRTSLVDDRRYLLGGFELLKELGLRHYIDSVILAIGKEAGALATYDKKLRNQATRLGIKLIPEVLE
- a CDS encoding AbrB/MazE/SpoVT family DNA-binding domain-containing protein produces the protein MPVTKVTRNYQITIPAEIRKALGIKEGEYLTVELKGDAIVLRRARREWKTFRLGRKLTAEELERISEEALEEEMSWER
- a CDS encoding dihydroorotate dehydrogenase, coding for MVSLRVKLLGLTFENPLILASGIDDKTPEQWIRAHEEGAGGVVTKSIGVEPREGYDNPTIVELPYGLINAMGLPNPGWKGFLKMVEGYTFDFPLIVSIFGGSGEEFAFLAEKLSDVADAFELNLSCPHAKGYGMEIGQKPENVYEIVRAVKEATDRPVIAKLTPNTDDITRLGLAAERAGADAVSAINTLKAVAIDVYARRPILSNRVGGYSGPGVKPVALRAVYDLARTLEIPVIGIGGITTWRDAVEFLLAGASALQIGTAVSLRGWGVFREISTGIEAYLESEGFSSVEEIVGLALG